A window of Aurantibacillus circumpalustris genomic DNA:
GAAGCGTGGAAATAAAAGACAAGATTAAGACATGAATCCATAATTCTTGCATCCCAACGTGAAAGGCATAAAAAATTAAATTAATACTAACAATACAAGCAATGGTCCATAAAATTCCTTTAATATATATTTTAGCTAGAGCATATTTTGCAATAAAATAAACCAATGCGCTACCTGTATAAATATCGCTGATAGTTTGAATAATAGCTAAATTTAAAACCAAAAGGCTTACCTGGCCAACTTCTTCTCCACCCAATTGTCTGGATTGAACCAATAGGATAGCCAACAAAGTAAAAGCTACTGCGCTTTTAGCAAAAAAAGAAACTATTAAATTTTTAATCAATAAACTATAGAATTTAATTTGAAGTGTTACTGTTAGTAGAGCTCTGTTTATTTGTTCTCAATGCTAAGTTATAGATCCTGTCCAATTTTTCTCCAACTTTTTCATAGCTATAATTATCAACCGCAAACTGTCTTATAAAATTACGATCATACTTTTCTTTGTTTTCTGAAAAATCGAGTATAGCATGAGTCAATTGTTCTTCATTTTGTTTTTCTACCATTATACCAAGTTCTGGTTTCATATATGTTTTAATGGCCCCTGCATTGCTCGTAATAACCGGTTTGGCACAAGCAAACGCTTCAATAATTACTAAACAAAATGTTTCATAATTGCTAAACATTATCAAAGCATCGTTTGCATTAATTTCATAAACAAGATCTTTGCTTATAATTCTTCCTTTAAAATTTATTTTATTTTCAAGAGTCAGTTTGTTTACAAGTTTCTTGTATTTTTCCTTATCAACTCCTTCACCAACAATATTTAATTCCAACGATGTATTTTTTTCAACGGCTTTTCCAAAGGCTCGAATTAAACCACTTACATTTTTTTCTCTATCGTTTAAAGAAGAAATATGAATAAGTCTTGTTATTTTATTTTGTTCTTTGGCCTCTGGTTTAAAAATATTTACGTTTACAACATTAGGCACGACTACATAATTACCGTTTAGGTTATGCGACAACATCGCTTCTTTTAAATACGTACTTGTTGGCATTATTGCCTTTGCATGCTTAACGATTTTCCGCGTATAAAATTGCTTTGTAAATCCTTTATAGCTCCCATCTTCTTCGCAGTACCCGGACCAATTTTCATTAATTACATAAGGAATTTTGTGTTTCTGCGATAGGTGATAAGCACCTATTCCCATTTGCATAATTACATTTATTTGTATCAAATCAACTTTACCTTCCTTTTTAATAAGTAAATCGTAACCCATGTCAAATGCTTCAAGAACTTTTCTTTTCTTTTTTAGTTGCGAAAAAAGTGGAAAGCGCGACGCGATTTTTTTGTAATAAACGGTAACCGTACGAATATTATTTTCATACGATTCTACACACTCAAAATTTGATTTTAGATTTTCTTCTGAACACACATGTAACACGCTTACCTTATTGTATAGTGACGCCGCCTCTGCGAAAAAACGATTAAAAATACCATGTGTTGAATCTTGTCGATTTGGGTACCATGAAGAAATAAATAAGATATGTTTTTTGTTCTCCATTTTCTGGAAGATAAATTCATTATAAAAATTATTGTAATCGTAAAAGACTAGTTATAGAACTATAACTAGTCAACGCTAATTGTTGCCTCCATTAAGAACATGGATCTGTCATCATTTATTTGTTCAAACTGCATACCGAGCTTGTTACCGCTTTTCATGCCAATGGTAATAAATCCCAAGCCAGCACCACCTTTTTCACTTAACTCATTATTTTCAAGATGCTCTAAATAATATGTTTTTAAATCTGCCGGATCTTGAAAAGAGTTTATTTTTT
This region includes:
- a CDS encoding glycosyltransferase translates to MENKKHILFISSWYPNRQDSTHGIFNRFFAEAASLYNKVSVLHVCSEENLKSNFECVESYENNIRTVTVYYKKIASRFPLFSQLKKKRKVLEAFDMGYDLLIKKEGKVDLIQINVIMQMGIGAYHLSQKHKIPYVINENWSGYCEEDGSYKGFTKQFYTRKIVKHAKAIMPTSTYLKEAMLSHNLNGNYVVVPNVVNVNIFKPEAKEQNKITRLIHISSLNDREKNVSGLIRAFGKAVEKNTSLELNIVGEGVDKEKYKKLVNKLTLENKINFKGRIISKDLVYEINANDALIMFSNYETFCLVIIEAFACAKPVITSNAGAIKTYMKPELGIMVEKQNEEQLTHAILDFSENKEKYDRNFIRQFAVDNYSYEKVGEKLDRIYNLALRTNKQSSTNSNTSN